One Scyliorhinus canicula chromosome 9, sScyCan1.1, whole genome shotgun sequence DNA segment encodes these proteins:
- the LOC119970982 gene encoding signal-regulatory protein beta-1-like isoform X2 has protein sequence MLLTLPMIISTGAPATSISVSQSPKQVSISRGTNITFYCIIPLSHDNVGVEVRWWKQGENKYLANGVDGRKRFDLKSKGGGVFELRNATLQDSGTYHCGVIRDGKYSGNGTGSSLTVWVAPTPLKILLKPLASKPSTSLTLVCQTAAFYPDDLTLFWYKDGTNITAEMNPIKQRNSEGLYEVSSSLEEPQPVRDDAVYICLVTHISLPTPAIAIHTVTNSCPDSAGKYRYLWAIRCTVGGLVFLVLIIIIGAEFCLKNKGNEA, from the exons ATGTTGCTGACTCTCCCGATGATCATTTCAACAG GTGCTCCAGCAACTTCGATCAGCGTGTCTCAAAGTCCCAAACAGGTATCTATATCAAGGGGGACAAACATCACCTTCTACTGCATAATACCACTTTCTCATGACAATGTCGGGGTCGAAGTGCGTTGGTGGAAACAAGGTGAGAATAAATATCTCGCAAATGGAGTCGATGGAAGAAAACGATTTGATCTCAAAAGCAAAGGAGGTGGTGTATTTGAGCTGCGAAACGCGACTCTCCAGGACTCAGGAACCTATCACTGCGGAGTGATCCGTGACGGAAAATATAGTGGAAATGGGACAGGATCCAGTTTAACTGTTTGGG TTGCACCAACTCCGTTAAAGATTCTCCTGAAGCCTCTCGCAAGTAAGCCATCTACGTCTCTGACTCTTGTGTGTCAAACGGCTGCGTTTTACCCGGATGATTTGACCCTCTTTTGGTATAAAGATGGCACCAATATCACAGCTGAGATGAACCCAATTAAACAGCGGAACTCTGAAGGACTCTACGAAGTTTCCAGTTCTTTGGAGGAGCCGCAGCCTGTGCGGGACGACGCTGTTTACATCTGTTTGGTAACTCACATCTCCCTCCCGACTCCCGCCATTGCCATCCACACTGTTACCAACTCCTGCCCAG ATTCTGCTGGTAAATATCGTTACCTCTGGGCTATTAGATGTACCGTGGGTGGATTGGTGTTTCTGGTGCTTATAATCATCATTGGAGCGGAATTCTGTTTGAAGAATAAGG GGAATGAAGCGTGA
- the LOC119970982 gene encoding signal-regulatory protein beta-1-like isoform X1 encodes MSSNSIFLFMLLTLPMIISTAGAPATSISVSQSPKQVSISRGTNITFYCIIPLSHDNVGVEVRWWKQGENKYLANGVDGRKRFDLKSKGGGVFELRNATLQDSGTYHCGVIRDGKYSGNGTGSSLTVWVAPTPLKILLKPLASKPSTSLTLVCQTAAFYPDDLTLFWYKDGTNITAEMNPIKQRNSEGLYEVSSSLEEPQPVRDDAVYICLVTHISLPTPAIAIHTVTNSCPDSAGKYRYLWAIRCTVGGLVFLVLIIIIGAEFCLKNKGNEA; translated from the exons ATGTCGTCGAATTCGATCTTTCTCTTCATGTTGCTGACTCTCCCGATGATCATTTCAACAG CAGGTGCTCCAGCAACTTCGATCAGCGTGTCTCAAAGTCCCAAACAGGTATCTATATCAAGGGGGACAAACATCACCTTCTACTGCATAATACCACTTTCTCATGACAATGTCGGGGTCGAAGTGCGTTGGTGGAAACAAGGTGAGAATAAATATCTCGCAAATGGAGTCGATGGAAGAAAACGATTTGATCTCAAAAGCAAAGGAGGTGGTGTATTTGAGCTGCGAAACGCGACTCTCCAGGACTCAGGAACCTATCACTGCGGAGTGATCCGTGACGGAAAATATAGTGGAAATGGGACAGGATCCAGTTTAACTGTTTGGG TTGCACCAACTCCGTTAAAGATTCTCCTGAAGCCTCTCGCAAGTAAGCCATCTACGTCTCTGACTCTTGTGTGTCAAACGGCTGCGTTTTACCCGGATGATTTGACCCTCTTTTGGTATAAAGATGGCACCAATATCACAGCTGAGATGAACCCAATTAAACAGCGGAACTCTGAAGGACTCTACGAAGTTTCCAGTTCTTTGGAGGAGCCGCAGCCTGTGCGGGACGACGCTGTTTACATCTGTTTGGTAACTCACATCTCCCTCCCGACTCCCGCCATTGCCATCCACACTGTTACCAACTCCTGCCCAG ATTCTGCTGGTAAATATCGTTACCTCTGGGCTATTAGATGTACCGTGGGTGGATTGGTGTTTCTGGTGCTTATAATCATCATTGGAGCGGAATTCTGTTTGAAGAATAAGG GGAATGAAGCGTGA